DNA from Cotesia glomerata isolate CgM1 linkage group LG10, MPM_Cglom_v2.3, whole genome shotgun sequence:
gttagtcttcatttgacaattttttaataatttttttcgggtcataatttatttgttacaaaaatttttaaaattattaaatatcagctaaattaattatcataaaaaatttgcattcaaagcgataacaataaaaattagcagtaaaataatttcttatctATTCTttaaaaaggaatttttaattttctcagtGACTGTGATTATCAACACTGAGTAACTTAAACCGATGactcatttaattaataacaattaacgttttatatttatagttaacggtGGAAGATTACGTTCACGTTATGGAGTTGCTGGTCAACGATGTGCGTTTTAATATGTACAATATTTGTTATAAGCGTATCCTTGTGCTGTGGATTTTCACAGCATTTGTTATTCTACTTGGTCTGTTGTTTTCTGGTCTGGCTGGACTTACACTATTTGGCCTTGGTATTATGTGGTTAATACTAAATGCAGCAgctatatttttatgtatgtttataaagataaaactaaatcataatttagaaaaatgtatgGCTCAAGTAAACAAGCATTTGTTACGTCACAAGATAATTGTCGGTCTAGATGACAGAGGGAAAATATCTTGTCATAAAGTTAATTTATGCTTCATCTACTTTGACACTACAGACTGCGTAGTAAGtctctatttaattattcatccAACTATGTGTACCTCTATATACTTACCaggattaattttcattgaattatttttaagaaaaaactcCAAGAAGTTATCGAGAGAGAGGAACGCGAGGGCAGAGTCATTGGAGGTGAAGAAACTAATGAAATGCAACGACGTAGACAGGAATTGCAGCAGCGGATGGACATTGATGATACCGATATTGTCATACAAGGAAGCACTACCACCAGGTTATCACGCAAACAggtattgtattttttttatccactGAACTATCAAattcttttattgtttaatccTATTGTTATTCTTTAACAACTCTTATctattttgtttattgttgtatttattgtaaaacgTAATGATAGGGTAAAAGCGAGCAAGTTTTGTGTCGATACATTCAGCGATGGGGAAAGGATTACCTGAGACGGCGCTTAGACTGGACAGTTGATGAAGAAGGTGGTAATCCATCTTCACCACGTCATTTAGCGTCGGCTTTGTGTCCGTGCCAATATATTGAAGAGTGGCTCCGCAATAAACCACGGGTTCAAGGCAGAGATTTTTGTCCTAGGTGGAGTAGTTTCCTGAGAGATCGAgggttttgatttttattttattccaaGAGACCGTGAACCgtgtacttaatttttttaattaatttatttagatgaCTAATAACTTTATGACGTATAGGATTTTAATTCCAGTGACAAACATTccttagatttttattaattatacgcTTGCTTTACTATTTTATAGTCTGCAGGATCAGCtatctattttatctttttttctaaaagttttatctttttttatttttatttttacggaGGGTAAATGTGGGTATTACTGtggattttattatttagaaatatttgcttttattattaaaaaaaaaaaattgaactagtaattcaataatttaaaaaattttattaattcaaaaaataaataaatttataaattgaaaattttactacCGCAgtgatactttttttaaaaaataattattaaaattgagaaaataatttttaattttgcaattaattattttggggTTTATAATAACTTGAAAATGcttttaatttagttttagaggtataaatttctaataactGCAGTAATATCCACACTTATCAAAAACTGAT
Protein-coding regions in this window:
- the LOC123272431 gene encoding transmembrane protein 268 isoform X3 → MSSPNSQDTTDDAGVVDIAVKTKNWVQFEEEPAPKLPEETLPATIKPETVTVSIDKIVKEAEQKDIASIPTASVPAGAVAGNSNKKNEYSGAVIATESVQINLDRSGLSRSISNESPEANVPSDVKVSDPKSASLKTIDLRDTSNGRSNVNNVISTPIGNIRRGFANGDTIVTLLPVNTRWPWITPAKFRPELVPEELMAQGLTLTVEDYVHVMELLVNDVRFNMYNICYKRILVLWIFTAFVILLGLLFSGLAGLTLFGLGIMWLILNAAAIFLCMFIKIKLNHNLEKCMAQVNKHLLRHKIIVGLDDRGKISCHKVNLCFIYFDTTDCVKKLQEVIEREEREGRVIGGEETNEMQRRRQELQQRMDIDDTDIVIQGSTTTRLSRKQGKSEQVLCRYIQRWGKDYLRRRLDWTVDEEGGNPSSPRHLASALCPCQYIEEWLRNKPRVQGRDFCPRWSSFLRDRGF